A DNA window from Elusimicrobiota bacterium contains the following coding sequences:
- the glgA gene encoding glycogen synthase GlgA yields MKILFAASEAVPFCKTGGLGDVVGALAEALKTRGHDVRLVLPHYCPPGSDDEPPGSGPLSLTIPVDGRDHPVRVWETRFGPDVPAYLIDSPGHFAREGLYRDSRGVDYADNDRRYILFCRAALETARAVGFAPDVVHAHDWQTGLLPTYLATLYRDDPFFKNTATVFSIHNIAYQGHFPKETLLAAGLDWSWFTADRLEYFDGFNFLKAALVTADVLSTVSPTYAAEVQSGEEFGRGMEGVLQTRSRDFFGVLNGIDNALWNPAVDAMIARPFTARALRGRAECKRDLQRQTGLTEDEKAPLLGMVSRLDPQKGFDILLDVLEPFVEEGAQAVFLGQGSPVYQATLRTLSRKHPGRVASSTDFNETLAHKIYAGADIFLMPSRFEPCGLGQMIALRYGAVPVVTPTGGLKDTVIPVSRDGKKGDGFVAAATETAAYRRALETAVDRFRRDPAGWKRILKRGMARAFDWADSVPKYEDLYRRALAHRTERVEAP; encoded by the coding sequence ATGAAAATCCTCTTCGCGGCCAGCGAAGCGGTTCCCTTCTGTAAGACCGGCGGTTTGGGCGACGTGGTCGGCGCCCTGGCCGAAGCCCTGAAAACCCGGGGCCACGACGTTCGGCTGGTCCTCCCCCATTATTGCCCCCCGGGCAGCGACGACGAGCCCCCCGGCTCCGGCCCCCTCTCCCTGACGATTCCCGTCGACGGCCGGGACCACCCCGTCCGCGTGTGGGAAACCCGCTTCGGCCCCGACGTCCCCGCCTATTTGATCGACAGCCCGGGTCATTTCGCTCGGGAGGGCCTTTACCGCGATTCCCGGGGCGTCGACTACGCCGACAACGACCGTCGATACATCCTGTTCTGCCGCGCCGCCCTGGAAACCGCCCGGGCCGTCGGATTCGCGCCCGACGTGGTCCACGCCCACGACTGGCAGACGGGACTGCTTCCGACCTATTTGGCGACGTTGTACCGGGACGATCCTTTTTTTAAAAACACCGCGACGGTCTTCAGCATTCACAACATCGCCTACCAGGGGCATTTTCCGAAAGAGACGCTGCTGGCGGCGGGATTGGATTGGTCGTGGTTTACCGCGGACCGGCTGGAATATTTCGATGGGTTTAACTTTTTGAAGGCCGCCCTGGTGACGGCCGACGTCCTCTCCACCGTGAGCCCGACCTACGCCGCCGAGGTGCAGTCGGGGGAGGAATTCGGGCGGGGGATGGAGGGGGTTCTTCAAACGCGTTCCCGGGATTTTTTCGGCGTGTTGAACGGCATCGACAACGCGCTGTGGAACCCGGCCGTCGACGCGATGATCGCCCGGCCCTTCACGGCCCGAGCCCTCCGCGGGCGCGCGGAATGCAAGCGGGATCTCCAGCGCCAAACGGGGTTGACCGAGGACGAGAAGGCGCCCCTCCTCGGCATGGTGTCGCGGCTGGACCCGCAAAAGGGATTCGACATCCTGCTCGACGTCTTGGAACCTTTTGTGGAAGAAGGCGCCCAAGCGGTTTTCCTGGGCCAAGGGAGCCCGGTCTACCAGGCGACGTTGCGCACCCTCTCCCGCAAGCACCCGGGGCGGGTCGCGAGTTCGACCGACTTCAACGAAACCCTGGCCCACAAAATTTACGCCGGCGCCGATATTTTTCTGATGCCGTCCCGATTCGAACCCTGCGGCCTGGGCCAAATGATCGCGCTCCGCTACGGAGCCGTGCCCGTGGTGACCCCCACGGGGGGACTCAAAGACACGGTGATCCCGGTGTCCCGGGACGGAAAGAAAGGCGACGGGTTCGTGGCGGCCGCCACGGAGACCGCGGCCTACCGACGGGCGCTGGAAACCGCCGTTGATCGCTTTCGCCGGGACCCGGCCGGGTGGAAGCGGATTCTCAAACGGGGCATGGCCCGGGCCTTCGACTGGGCCGACTCCGTCCCCAAATACGAGGATCTCTATCGCCGGGCTCTGGCCCATCGCACGGAAAGGGTCGAGGCGCCGTGA
- the galT gene encoding galactose-1-phosphate uridylyltransferase — translation MPELRRDPVIGRWVIISTERSRRPGGFSTQRETQGSVPCPFCAGNEEKTPPEILAFAPKNRAANAPGWWVRVIPNKYPALQIEGDLHRTGEDLFDKMDGLGAHEVIVETEDHNRQLEDLDPSRVKDVLWAYRDRILDLKKDPRFEYILVFKNRGSAAGASLAHAHSQLIATPMVPIRVKQELRGAEEYFEQKGRCIFCQILQAEVEKGERVIEANEDFVALAPFASRFPFEMWILPKVHSSDFESMSEAQFASLSVLLKSVLGRLNAVLDFPPYNFIVHTSPLKTKGLAHYHWHIELMPKIVHTAGFEWGAGFYINPTPPEQAARYLREAPNGTSTAG, via the coding sequence ATGCCTGAACTTCGACGCGACCCCGTCATCGGCCGGTGGGTCATCATTTCCACCGAACGCAGCCGCCGTCCCGGCGGATTCAGCACCCAGCGCGAAACCCAGGGGTCCGTCCCCTGCCCCTTTTGCGCGGGCAACGAGGAGAAAACGCCGCCCGAGATTTTGGCGTTCGCCCCCAAAAACCGCGCGGCCAACGCCCCCGGTTGGTGGGTGCGCGTGATCCCCAACAAATACCCGGCCCTCCAGATCGAAGGCGACCTCCACCGCACCGGCGAAGATTTGTTCGATAAAATGGACGGGCTCGGCGCCCACGAAGTGATCGTGGAAACCGAGGACCACAATCGCCAATTGGAAGACCTGGACCCGAGCCGCGTGAAGGACGTGCTTTGGGCCTACCGGGACCGCATTTTGGATTTGAAAAAGGACCCGCGTTTCGAATACATCCTGGTGTTCAAGAACCGGGGCTCGGCCGCGGGGGCGTCCCTGGCCCACGCCCATTCCCAGCTGATCGCCACCCCCATGGTGCCCATCCGCGTGAAGCAGGAGTTGCGCGGGGCGGAGGAATACTTCGAACAAAAGGGGCGGTGCATTTTTTGCCAAATCCTCCAAGCCGAGGTGGAAAAAGGCGAACGGGTCATCGAGGCCAACGAGGATTTTGTGGCGTTGGCCCCCTTCGCCAGCCGGTTCCCTTTCGAGATGTGGATTCTCCCGAAAGTGCACAGCTCCGATTTTGAATCCATGTCGGAGGCGCAATTCGCTTCGCTCAGCGTCCTTTTGAAAAGCGTGCTGGGGCGGTTGAACGCCGTGCTGGATTTCCCGCCGTACAATTTCATCGTTCACACCTCGCCCTTGAAAACGAAGGGGCTGGCCCACTACCATTGGCACATCGAGCTGATGCCCAAAATCGTGCACACCGCCGGTTTTGAGTGGGGCGCCGGCTTCTACATCAACCCCACCCCGCCGGAACAGGCGGCGCGCTATCTCCGGGAAGCCCCGAACGGAACGTCGACCGCGGGATGA
- the scpB gene encoding SMC-Scp complex subunit ScpB, whose protein sequence is MDLLERRKVLELLLWLTDKPLKTTELIAVLGADAPTELELREELNGLARELDERAAPYHLMEIAQGFQFASRPAFSQWVRRLYKEKTALRLTPSALETLSIVAYKQPLTRGEIEEIRGVDVSGVLETLLERKLVKIVGRKEALGRPLLYGTTLDFMKQFGLRSLDELPRLEELVPPEEPPAVNAEPAPEAAGPVESAAASSAPEAPHA, encoded by the coding sequence ATGGATTTGTTGGAACGACGAAAAGTCCTGGAACTGCTGCTGTGGCTCACGGACAAACCGCTCAAAACCACGGAACTGATCGCCGTGCTGGGCGCCGACGCCCCCACGGAATTGGAACTGCGCGAGGAATTGAACGGCCTCGCCCGGGAATTGGACGAGCGCGCGGCCCCGTACCATTTGATGGAAATCGCCCAGGGGTTTCAGTTCGCCTCCCGCCCGGCCTTCAGTCAATGGGTGCGCCGCCTCTACAAGGAAAAAACGGCCCTGCGGTTGACGCCGTCGGCCCTGGAAACCTTGTCCATCGTCGCCTACAAACAGCCGCTCACCCGGGGCGAGATCGAAGAAATTCGCGGCGTGGACGTGTCGGGCGTGTTGGAAACCCTTTTGGAACGCAAGTTGGTAAAAATCGTCGGACGAAAAGAAGCCCTGGGCCGGCCGCTGCTCTACGGCACGACCCTCGACTTCATGAAGCAATTCGGCCTGCGCTCCCTGGACGAACTGCCGCGCCTGGAGGAATTGGTTCCCCCCGAGGAACCGCCGGCGGTGAACGCCGAGCCGGCCCCCGAGGCCGCCGGACCCGTCGAAAGCGCGGCCGCGTCCTCGGCCCCGGAGGCTCCCCATGCCTGA
- a CDS encoding segregation/condensation protein A has protein sequence MTTAGNNVKLDVFEGPLDLLLYLIKKNDLNIHDIPLSQITNDFLQYLGLLKDLNLNIAGEFLVMAATLMQIKARTLLPAPSRDEEETVDPRADLVHRLLEYQRFKEASRHLEGRLHATKDIHFRGAPTFGETDYTMDASLFDLLDAFRDVLKNLRPRVREIESEDVPIEVKIKDVLAFLAGRPYATFREILERETTRRGLIITFLAILELIRLKEIAARQSEAFAEIRVYRREALPENLETEGAATEPEPAPAAPLPEGE, from the coding sequence GTGACGACCGCCGGAAACAACGTCAAGCTGGACGTGTTCGAAGGTCCCCTGGACCTTCTCTTGTATCTCATCAAGAAGAACGATCTGAACATCCACGACATCCCTTTGTCTCAAATCACCAACGATTTCCTCCAATACCTGGGGTTGTTGAAGGATCTGAATTTGAACATCGCGGGGGAATTCCTGGTGATGGCGGCCACGCTCATGCAGATCAAAGCGCGGACCCTTCTTCCCGCCCCGTCCCGCGACGAAGAGGAAACCGTCGATCCCCGGGCCGACCTGGTCCACCGTCTTTTGGAATACCAGCGGTTCAAAGAGGCCTCCCGCCACCTGGAAGGCCGCCTGCACGCGACCAAGGACATCCATTTCCGCGGAGCGCCGACCTTCGGCGAGACCGATTACACCATGGACGCGTCCCTGTTCGATTTGTTGGACGCCTTTCGGGACGTGCTCAAAAACCTGCGCCCCCGGGTGCGGGAAATCGAATCCGAGGACGTGCCGATCGAAGTCAAGATCAAGGACGTTCTCGCGTTTTTGGCCGGCCGCCCGTACGCGACCTTCCGCGAAATTCTGGAGCGGGAAACCACGCGGCGGGGCTTGATCATCACCTTTTTGGCCATTTTGGAATTGATCCGGCTCAAGGAAATCGCCGCCCGTCAGAGCGAAGCCTTCGCCGAGATCCGCGTCTACCGGCGGGAGGCCCTGCCGGAAAATCTGGAAACCGAAGGCGCCGCGACGGAGCCCGAACCCGCGCCCGCGGCGCCCTTGCCCGAGGGGGAATAG
- the trpS gene encoding tryptophan--tRNA ligase, whose amino-acid sequence MTSPSTVILSGMRPTGKLHLGNYWGALSPWLDLQKDPAKKCFFMVADLHALTTGYEETAGIKGNIEDMVLDWLAAGLDPSKSVLFIQSKVPEHAELALLLSMITPLGWLERIPTYKDQLRELAGREIATHGFLGYPVLQSADIMIYKATAVPVGEDQLSHLELCQEIVRRFNRLFGPVFPEPKAILGRAPKVPGLDGRKMSKSYGNAVELSDTPEILWSKIQKMYTDPKKARANDPGHPEGCVVFALHKIYNPSVEERAAECRDGRIGCVACKKHLLSLMEPLKEIQARRAVLAQKPGRVREILDEGTRVARAVARETLDQAKAAMGLP is encoded by the coding sequence ATGACCTCTCCCTCCACCGTTATTTTGTCCGGCATGCGTCCCACCGGGAAATTGCACCTGGGCAACTATTGGGGCGCCCTCTCGCCCTGGCTGGATCTGCAAAAAGACCCCGCCAAAAAATGTTTTTTCATGGTCGCGGACCTGCACGCCCTGACGACGGGCTACGAGGAAACCGCCGGTATTAAAGGCAACATCGAGGACATGGTGTTGGACTGGTTGGCGGCGGGGCTGGACCCTTCCAAAAGCGTCCTGTTCATCCAGTCCAAAGTGCCCGAACACGCGGAATTGGCCCTGCTGTTGTCCATGATCACGCCCTTGGGCTGGCTGGAACGCATTCCGACCTACAAAGACCAATTGCGGGAGCTCGCCGGCCGGGAAATCGCGACCCACGGGTTTTTGGGGTATCCCGTCCTTCAATCCGCCGACATCATGATTTACAAAGCGACGGCCGTCCCCGTCGGGGAAGACCAGTTGTCCCATTTGGAACTGTGCCAGGAGATCGTCCGGCGGTTCAACCGGCTTTTCGGCCCCGTGTTCCCGGAGCCCAAGGCCATTCTTGGCCGAGCCCCCAAAGTGCCGGGGTTGGACGGGCGCAAAATGTCGAAATCCTACGGCAACGCGGTGGAATTGTCGGACACCCCCGAGATCTTGTGGTCCAAAATTCAAAAAATGTACACGGACCCCAAAAAGGCAAGGGCCAACGACCCCGGGCACCCCGAGGGATGCGTTGTGTTCGCCCTTCATAAAATTTATAATCCTTCCGTCGAGGAACGCGCGGCCGAATGCCGCGATGGGAGGATCGGCTGCGTGGCGTGTAAAAAGCATTTGCTGTCCCTCATGGAACCCCTGAAGGAGATCCAGGCGCGTCGGGCCGTTTTGGCCCAAAAACCCGGCCGGGTGCGCGAGATCTTGGACGAAGGCACCCGGGTCGCCCGCGCCGTGGCCCGGGAAACTTTGGACCAGGCCAAAGCCGCCATGGGGCTCCCGTGA
- a CDS encoding CCA tRNA nucleotidyltransferase translates to MTRPPDVPLWDRLPPLWAGRLARVGDAAASRGQAAVLVGGSVRDLLLNRPPKDWDVVVEGAAGPVVKAFAAAEDARVESHPAFLTFTVHFKDGTALDVATARTETYARPGALPTVRPAPLAEDFARRDFTVNAMACRATPENRGRLEDPLDGRGDLAGGLVRALHPRSFEDDPTRIFRAARYAGRYGWSVEAATAGWIDRAVKENRPGVLSPVRRRNELFHLLEEDRPLPALRLLAEWGLGPFAVPAYDLDRVPAAVWAEEPSADRFARRLAGLLGPDPAAAENALKAAQTPVALRRRVVDWLRDRRFVVDTFGRKN, encoded by the coding sequence GTGACGCGGCCGCCCGACGTTCCGCTGTGGGACCGCCTGCCCCCCTTGTGGGCCGGGCGACTGGCGCGGGTGGGCGACGCGGCCGCTTCGCGCGGCCAGGCGGCCGTGCTGGTCGGCGGAAGCGTCCGGGATCTCTTGTTGAACCGCCCGCCCAAGGATTGGGACGTGGTGGTCGAAGGGGCGGCGGGGCCCGTTGTTAAGGCGTTCGCCGCGGCGGAAGACGCCCGGGTCGAATCCCATCCCGCTTTTTTAACCTTCACGGTGCATTTTAAGGACGGAACGGCTCTGGACGTGGCCACGGCCCGTACGGAAACCTACGCCCGGCCGGGGGCCTTGCCCACGGTTCGCCCCGCTCCTTTGGCCGAGGATTTTGCCCGGCGGGATTTTACGGTCAACGCCATGGCCTGCCGGGCCACCCCCGAAAACCGCGGCCGCCTCGAGGATCCCTTGGACGGCCGGGGGGATCTGGCCGGGGGTTTGGTCCGCGCGCTTCACCCCCGAAGTTTTGAGGACGATCCCACCCGGATCTTTCGGGCGGCCCGTTACGCGGGCCGCTACGGGTGGTCGGTGGAAGCCGCCACGGCCGGGTGGATCGACCGGGCCGTCAAGGAAAACCGGCCCGGGGTCCTCAGCCCCGTCCGTCGGCGGAACGAATTGTTCCACTTGTTGGAGGAAGACCGGCCGTTGCCCGCGCTCCGTTTGTTGGCGGAGTGGGGCCTGGGGCCCTTCGCGGTCCCCGCTTACGATTTGGACCGCGTTCCCGCCGCCGTCTGGGCCGAGGAACCGTCGGCGGACCGGTTCGCCCGGCGTTTGGCCGGACTCCTGGGGCCCGATCCCGCGGCGGCCGAAAACGCCCTGAAGGCCGCCCAAACGCCCGTGGCGCTTCGGCGGCGCGTCGTCGATTGGCTCCGGGACCGCCGCTTCGTCGTTGACACCTTTGGTCGGAAAAATTAA
- a CDS encoding tetratricopeptide repeat protein, whose amino-acid sequence MKKSFKTITVIGQNKRVGGLALAAFLAAAPAAAGPAKSEAPPTAAQALARSATPLNVVETLLESGSGDAVQTYYEELLAAGKADAANRVRCLQELYAGNDAGAQQALEILDAKDSWAQSRANYLSGLVSIQSGFVESRSDHFVLRVPAEDAFLGDYALPALENAHAKFADLLGVPSSGTMVVEIYPTVESFSFASTLSPDAMARTGAISVFKFGRLMILSPRATARGYRWLDALVHEYARAAVHRLSGSRCPVWLEEGISRYLAVVWRRSDEFVLPPYDEGLLAAAASTAPAAGALPLIPFAKMEPSFVHLPDPANAALAQAETSDAVAYLVDEHGLNGLRSLLSALKDRAREDAFAAALGSSEEELEAGWRESLPEETLEGSAGALSGAVQLKPLDDAHWAGPDLEPFLRAGDRLRQLNQWTAASAQYRKGLEAAPNNGLLLVRLARGLVAAGQTEAAVPLLRLAMEKNPAFAEPFVLLGDLFFDDGRYEEAQAVLQSALEINPFDSKIHEILGLIAVDVGNFTVARHSLQLALRFDPENDAVTQALKRMPKRR is encoded by the coding sequence ATGAAAAAATCGTTCAAGACTATTACCGTCATTGGTCAAAATAAACGCGTCGGCGGTCTGGCGCTGGCGGCGTTTCTCGCCGCCGCGCCCGCGGCGGCGGGGCCGGCCAAGTCCGAGGCGCCGCCCACCGCCGCCCAGGCGTTGGCGCGTTCGGCCACGCCTCTCAACGTGGTGGAAACCCTGTTGGAGTCGGGAAGCGGGGACGCGGTCCAAACCTATTATGAAGAATTGCTGGCCGCGGGCAAGGCGGACGCGGCGAACCGGGTGCGATGCCTTCAGGAACTTTACGCGGGCAACGACGCGGGGGCGCAGCAGGCCTTGGAAATTCTCGACGCGAAGGACAGCTGGGCCCAATCCCGGGCGAATTATTTGTCGGGGCTTGTTTCGATTCAAAGCGGTTTCGTCGAAAGCCGGTCGGACCACTTCGTCCTGCGGGTCCCGGCGGAGGACGCGTTCCTCGGCGATTACGCCCTGCCGGCGTTGGAAAACGCCCACGCCAAATTCGCGGATCTCTTGGGCGTGCCGTCCTCCGGAACGATGGTGGTGGAGATATATCCCACCGTGGAAAGTTTTTCCTTCGCGTCGACCCTGTCGCCGGACGCCATGGCGCGGACCGGCGCGATCTCCGTTTTTAAATTTGGACGGCTTATGATTTTGTCGCCGCGGGCGACCGCCCGGGGCTACCGCTGGTTGGACGCCCTGGTGCACGAATACGCCCGAGCCGCGGTTCATCGCCTGTCGGGGTCCCGGTGTCCCGTCTGGTTGGAGGAGGGGATCTCCCGCTATCTCGCCGTCGTCTGGCGCCGTTCGGATGAATTTGTTCTGCCGCCCTACGACGAAGGTTTGCTCGCGGCGGCCGCGTCGACCGCCCCCGCGGCGGGCGCGCTCCCCTTGATTCCTTTCGCCAAAATGGAACCGTCCTTCGTCCACCTGCCGGACCCCGCCAACGCGGCCCTGGCGCAGGCCGAGACGTCCGACGCGGTGGCCTATTTGGTGGACGAGCACGGACTGAACGGTTTGCGGTCGCTTCTTTCCGCCTTGAAAGATCGCGCCCGCGAAGACGCCTTCGCCGCGGCCCTGGGGTCGAGCGAAGAGGAGTTGGAGGCCGGGTGGCGGGAATCCCTTCCGGAGGAAACCTTGGAAGGGTCGGCCGGCGCGCTATCGGGGGCGGTTCAACTAAAGCCTCTGGACGATGCCCATTGGGCGGGACCCGACCTGGAACCCTTCTTGCGCGCGGGCGATCGATTGCGCCAGCTGAACCAATGGACCGCGGCCTCCGCCCAATACCGGAAAGGGCTGGAAGCGGCGCCGAACAACGGGCTCCTGTTGGTCCGCCTGGCCCGGGGGCTTGTCGCGGCGGGGCAAACCGAGGCGGCGGTGCCCCTCCTTCGCCTCGCGATGGAGAAAAACCCGGCTTTTGCCGAGCCCTTCGTGTTGCTGGGCGATCTGTTTTTCGACGACGGACGGTACGAGGAGGCCCAAGCGGTGTTGCAGAGCGCCTTGGAAATCAACCCCTTTGATTCCAAAATCCATGAAATCCTGGGCCTGATCGCCGTGGACGTCGGCAATTTCACGGTGGCCCGCCACTCCCTTCAGTTGGCACTCCGTTTCGATCCGGAAAACGACGCCGTGACCCAGGCCCTGAAGCGCATGCCCAAACGCCGGTGA
- a CDS encoding DUF4159 domain-containing protein, producing the protein MKRRLAVLSALFGLVGVLRADGDWPGDRLVFAQIRHPGEWDPYPEVWPSAASFLREATSLDPWPARRVVTLDSAALADEPFLVLAGRGDPGITDGDVARLREHLRAGGFLWIDNTAGGSSNPLDRAVWALPSRLFPGESWRPVPLTHALFRSFFLLPRAAGRRQTEDRLWGLWAGDRLVAVYDRNDVLGALARDRVGQPLYPCDPGGESQRREGQKTFANIVLFALTGTYKTDAVHQPFLERRFRGRP; encoded by the coding sequence GTGAAACGCCGCCTGGCGGTTCTCTCGGCTCTGTTCGGCCTGGTCGGCGTCCTTCGGGCGGACGGCGACTGGCCGGGGGATCGTTTGGTTTTCGCCCAAATTCGCCACCCGGGCGAGTGGGATCCGTACCCCGAGGTTTGGCCTTCGGCGGCGTCTTTCCTTCGGGAGGCCACGAGCCTCGACCCCTGGCCCGCCCGACGGGTGGTGACCCTGGACAGCGCGGCGTTGGCCGACGAACCGTTTTTGGTTTTGGCGGGGCGGGGCGATCCCGGGATCACCGACGGGGACGTCGCCCGCCTTCGGGAGCATCTTCGGGCCGGGGGCTTTCTTTGGATCGACAACACGGCGGGCGGATCGTCCAACCCGCTGGACCGCGCCGTCTGGGCCCTTCCGTCGCGCCTTTTTCCCGGCGAATCCTGGCGTCCCGTTCCGTTGACACACGCGCTCTTCCGATCGTTCTTTCTACTTCCCCGCGCCGCCGGACGGCGGCAAACCGAAGACCGTTTGTGGGGCCTCTGGGCCGGGGACCGGTTGGTGGCCGTTTATGACCGCAACGACGTGTTGGGGGCCCTGGCGCGGGACCGGGTGGGCCAGCCCCTCTACCCCTGCGACCCCGGCGGGGAAAGCCAGCGGCGGGAGGGTCAAAAAACCTTCGCGAACATCGTCCTCTTCGCCCTCACGGGAACTTACAAAACCGACGCCGTCCATCAACCCTTTCTGGAGCGGCGATTTCGGGGGCGGCCGTGA
- a CDS encoding BatA domain-containing protein: MTFLSPGFLWTAPAALIPLALHYWGRRGAPRRPFSDVALLRAAAGSWYHPDRWRDPLLLLIRTALIAALILFFAGPVWRPAGGAAAGGGRSLILLDASYSMGAVEVGRTVFDAARARALEILDGLPPGESAGAMIFSDRLESAAAPAMDRTAARRLLERARPTHRPTDLGAALAAVQKESSEAPGPWTVYLVSDLAAHGWRSPPPAGLPSLDARWALCETGSDYSNGALFRARSDWDPSTSRVRGNLELRSWGPAGKPERGWSVTVADGPPVLGRAALLGGRGEAVFASPFVRSPVLNVVARLEPDALPEDDVFYAVVPRRDPPSFLIVNGAPNLSPVSDEAHYLQPVLDAWERDGARVRAVWPGEISAASLTGIDAVALLNVGSLTSEASAALGAFVRQGGGLWITAGDQWSESAAPSFAPFRATAPMEVEDVAAPARSDAAFGIFRDGRDVDWSGIRLQRLGGLVPGPGASVLLRGRASGRPLLVWGKVGGGRVAAWSASIDRDWTNAPASPLYPILCRDVLAFLARPDAAPPSDPEILGGAWVGRRPGAATAVLRRPDGSIERWTGRGGEFRVEPLETPGFYRLDFSSGEGTVFAVNASRTDEEGNPARVSRDTVGRWLGPGRFVWIGPRDDWARKLAGRPLRPALIQGLLVLFALETLLLVPRRSR, translated from the coding sequence GTGACGTTCCTCTCCCCCGGATTTTTGTGGACGGCGCCCGCGGCGCTGATTCCCCTGGCCCTCCACTATTGGGGCCGCCGCGGCGCGCCCCGGCGCCCCTTCAGCGACGTGGCGCTTCTTCGCGCGGCGGCGGGGTCCTGGTACCACCCCGATCGTTGGCGCGATCCGCTGCTGCTGTTGATTCGAACGGCCCTGATCGCCGCCCTGATTTTGTTTTTCGCCGGACCGGTGTGGCGTCCGGCGGGCGGCGCGGCCGCGGGCGGGGGGCGATCGCTGATCCTTCTGGACGCGTCCTATTCCATGGGCGCGGTGGAGGTGGGGCGAACGGTGTTCGACGCGGCCCGGGCCCGGGCCCTGGAAATTCTGGACGGGCTTCCGCCCGGAGAATCGGCGGGGGCGATGATATTCTCGGACCGCCTGGAGAGCGCGGCGGCGCCGGCCATGGACCGGACCGCGGCCCGGCGTTTGTTGGAGCGGGCCCGCCCGACCCACCGCCCCACCGATCTGGGCGCGGCGTTGGCGGCCGTCCAAAAAGAGTCGTCGGAAGCGCCCGGTCCCTGGACCGTCTACCTTGTTTCCGATTTGGCGGCCCACGGTTGGCGGTCCCCGCCCCCGGCCGGGCTCCCGTCGCTGGACGCCCGGTGGGCTCTGTGCGAAACGGGGAGCGACTATTCCAACGGCGCGCTGTTTCGCGCCCGGAGCGATTGGGATCCCTCCACAAGCCGCGTGCGGGGGAATCTGGAGCTTCGGTCCTGGGGTCCCGCCGGAAAACCGGAGCGGGGATGGTCGGTGACCGTGGCGGACGGGCCGCCGGTCCTGGGCCGGGCGGCCCTTCTGGGCGGCCGGGGCGAGGCCGTTTTCGCCTCCCCGTTCGTTCGTTCGCCGGTCTTGAACGTGGTCGCCCGGTTGGAGCCCGACGCGTTGCCCGAGGACGATGTTTTTTACGCCGTGGTTCCCCGGCGGGACCCGCCGTCTTTTCTAATCGTCAACGGGGCCCCCAATTTGTCCCCCGTGAGCGACGAAGCCCACTACCTGCAACCCGTCCTGGACGCTTGGGAAAGGGACGGCGCCCGGGTTCGCGCCGTTTGGCCCGGCGAGATTTCCGCCGCGTCCTTGACGGGCATCGATGCCGTGGCACTGCTCAACGTCGGGTCTTTGACCTCCGAGGCGTCGGCGGCCTTGGGGGCCTTTGTCCGCCAGGGGGGCGGGCTCTGGATCACGGCGGGGGACCAATGGTCCGAATCCGCGGCGCCGTCCTTCGCCCCTTTCCGCGCCACGGCCCCGATGGAGGTGGAGGACGTCGCGGCGCCCGCGCGATCCGATGCGGCCTTCGGAATTTTCAGAGACGGGCGGGACGTCGATTGGTCGGGGATTCGTCTTCAACGGCTGGGCGGGCTCGTTCCGGGCCCCGGCGCTTCCGTGTTGTTGCGGGGACGCGCCTCGGGCCGTCCGTTGCTCGTTTGGGGAAAAGTCGGCGGCGGACGGGTGGCGGCGTGGTCGGCGTCCATTGATCGGGATTGGACCAACGCGCCCGCCTCGCCCCTTTATCCCATCCTCTGCCGGGACGTCCTGGCCTTTTTGGCCCGACCCGACGCCGCGCCCCCGTCCGATCCGGAAATCCTGGGCGGCGCCTGGGTCGGGCGCCGTCCCGGCGCGGCGACGGCCGTTCTTCGCCGCCCCGACGGAAGTATTGAACGATGGACGGGCCGGGGGGGCGAATTCCGCGTGGAGCCCTTGGAAACGCCCGGTTTTTACCGCCTCGACTTTTCGTCGGGGGAGGGGACGGTGTTCGCGGTCAACGCGTCGCGGACCGACGAGGAGGGAAACCCCGCGCGCGTTTCCCGGGACACCGTCGGCCGTTGGCTGGGCCCCGGGCGGTTCGTGTGGATCGGGCCGAGGGACGATTGGGCCCGGAAACTCGCCGGCCGTCCGCTCCGCCCCGCCTTGATTCAAGGCCTGTTGGTTTTGTTCGCGCTGGAGACTTTGCTGCTTGTTCCACGGCGGTCCCGGTGA